In Candidatus Kaistella beijingensis, a genomic segment contains:
- a CDS encoding transketolase family protein codes for MKYTYTEKKDTRSGFGAGLAELADKNPNVVALCADLIGSLKMEKFIEKAPERFFQIGIAEANMMGIAAGLTINGKIPFTGTFANFSTSRVYDQIRQSIAYSNKNVKICASHAGLTLGEDGATHQVLEDIGMMKMLPGMTVINTCDYNQTKAATLAIADFEGPVYLRFGRPVVPVFIPEDMKFEIGKGILLQEGKDVTIVATGHLVWESLVAADELEKEGISCEVINIHTIKPLDEEIILKSVEKTGRIVTAEEHNYIGGLGESVAGMLARKRPTIQEFVAVNDTFGESATPAELMKKYKIDAAAVKEAVMRILER; via the coding sequence ATGAAATATACATACACAGAAAAAAAAGATACAAGAAGCGGTTTCGGAGCAGGATTGGCGGAACTTGCCGATAAAAATCCAAACGTGGTCGCACTTTGCGCCGACTTAATCGGTTCTTTGAAGATGGAAAAATTCATCGAAAAAGCACCGGAACGCTTTTTCCAAATCGGAATTGCAGAAGCCAACATGATGGGAATTGCAGCCGGTTTAACGATTAACGGAAAAATTCCTTTCACGGGAACTTTTGCCAATTTTTCTACGTCAAGAGTTTATGACCAAATTCGTCAGTCGATTGCGTATTCAAATAAAAATGTAAAGATTTGCGCTTCTCACGCCGGTTTGACTTTGGGAGAAGACGGTGCAACTCACCAAGTTTTGGAAGACATCGGAATGATGAAAATGCTTCCGGGAATGACGGTTATCAACACTTGCGACTACAACCAAACAAAAGCCGCAACTTTGGCGATTGCCGATTTTGAAGGTCCTGTTTATTTGAGATTTGGTCGTCCCGTCGTTCCGGTTTTTATTCCGGAAGATATGAAGTTCGAAATTGGGAAAGGAATTTTACTTCAAGAAGGAAAAGACGTAACCATCGTTGCAACCGGACATTTGGTTTGGGAATCTTTGGTTGCTGCAGATGAACTGGAAAAAGAAGGAATTTCTTGCGAAGTAATTAATATTCACACCATTAAACCTTTGGACGAAGAAATTATTCTTAAATCTGTGGAAAAAACAGGAAGAATTGTTACTGCCGAAGAACACAATTACATCGGAGGTTTAGGCGAATCTGTTGCAGGTATGCTTGCCAGAAAAAGACCTACAATCCAGGAATTTGTTGCGGTGAACGACACTTTCGGGGAATCTGCAACTCCGGCCGAATTAATGAAGAAATATAAAATCGATGCTGCTGCTGTAAAAGAGGCGGTGATGAGGATTTTGGAAAGATAA
- a CDS encoding DUF2200 domain-containing protein produces MNEKNYNRIFKMSFASVYPHYVTKVEKKGRTIAELHEVIVWLTGYDEATLHKIIADKTNFEDFFKNAPQLHPNVSKITGVICGCRVEEIENPLMQKIRYLDKLVDELAKGKVMEKILRP; encoded by the coding sequence ATGAATGAGAAAAATTATAACCGCATTTTCAAAATGTCCTTCGCCTCAGTTTATCCGCATTACGTGACAAAAGTGGAGAAAAAAGGACGAACCATTGCCGAACTTCACGAAGTTATTGTTTGGTTAACGGGATATGATGAAGCGACTTTACATAAAATCATTGCAGACAAAACCAATTTTGAGGATTTCTTTAAGAATGCTCCGCAACTCCATCCTAATGTTTCCAAAATTACGGGCGTCATCTGTGGTTGCCGTGTGGAGGAAATTGAAAATCCTTTAATGCAGAAAATTAGATATTTGGATAAATTGGTGGATGAATTGGCAAAAGGAAAAGTGATGGAAAAGATTTTAAGACCATAA
- a CDS encoding DMT family protein, whose amino-acid sequence MSKAIFTILFLVISNVFMTLAWYGHLKFEEMGWLKKAGIFSIIFLSWGLALFEYMFQVPANRIGFEGNGGPFSLFQLKVIQEVITLVVFMIFAVVAFKNIKLSMNHLYACICLVLAVYFVFKK is encoded by the coding sequence ATGAGCAAAGCCATATTCACGATTTTATTTCTCGTGATTTCCAACGTTTTCATGACACTCGCTTGGTACGGACATTTAAAATTCGAGGAGATGGGTTGGCTGAAAAAGGCAGGAATTTTTTCCATCATCTTTTTAAGTTGGGGACTGGCTTTATTTGAGTACATGTTCCAAGTTCCCGCAAACAGAATTGGTTTTGAGGGGAATGGCGGTCCTTTCAGTTTGTTTCAGCTGAAAGTGATCCAGGAAGTGATAACGTTGGTCGTTTTCATGATTTTTGCAGTGGTTGCGTTTAAGAATATCAAACTTAGTATGAATCATCTTTATGCCTGTATTTGTTTGGTTTTGGCGGTGTATTTTGTTTTTAAAAAATAA
- the ric gene encoding iron-sulfur cluster repair di-iron protein, which yields MLTQEKTIGDFVAEDFRTAEVFKKYHIDFCCKGGRTIEEACEKKNINPEDLYKDLETVANRSTNSDIDFNSWPLDLLADYVEKTHHRYVEEKTQMIIPYLNKLCKVHGDRHPELFEINTLFIESARDLAAHMKKEELILFPFIKRMVEAERKGEKLETPRFGTVENPVDSMKHEHTVEGERFEKMAKLTNSYQFPADACGTYQVTYKMLEDFESNLHKHIHLENNILFPKAIALEKTLN from the coding sequence ATGTTGACTCAAGAAAAAACAATCGGAGATTTTGTAGCAGAAGATTTTAGAACTGCAGAAGTTTTTAAAAAATACCATATCGATTTCTGTTGTAAAGGCGGCAGAACCATTGAAGAAGCCTGCGAAAAGAAAAACATCAATCCTGAAGATTTATATAAAGATTTGGAAACTGTGGCAAATCGTTCCACAAATTCCGACATAGATTTCAATTCTTGGCCTTTAGATTTATTGGCGGATTATGTGGAGAAAACGCATCACCGTTATGTGGAAGAAAAAACGCAGATGATTATTCCGTACTTGAATAAACTTTGCAAAGTTCACGGCGACAGACATCCTGAATTATTTGAAATCAACACTCTTTTCATCGAAAGCGCGCGAGATTTGGCAGCGCACATGAAGAAAGAAGAACTGATTCTTTTCCCGTTCATCAAAAGAATGGTTGAAGCTGAAAGAAAAGGGGAGAAGCTTGAAACTCCACGTTTCGGAACCGTTGAGAATCCTGTAGATTCCATGAAACACGAACATACGGTGGAAGGTGAACGCTTTGAAAAAATGGCGAAATTAACCAACAGTTATCAATTTCCTGCCGATGCTTGCGGAACTTACCAAGTCACTTATAAAATGTTGGAAGATTTTGAAAGTAATCTGCATAAACACATTCATTTAGAGAATAATATTCTTTTCCCGAAAGCAATCGCCTTGGAGAAAACCCTGAACTAA
- a CDS encoding RrF2 family transcriptional regulator: MFSKACEYAIKATIYIAKQSQHDQRVNVKEVAEAVNAPVAFTAKILQQLCRANILESVRGKQGGFIFTESHQKKVKIFDVVHLIDGNGIFTNCGLGLHQCSSENPCPVHDDFKLVRENLAMMTQKYSFFDLAQRTEHGLAWLK, encoded by the coding sequence ATGTTTTCCAAAGCTTGTGAATATGCGATTAAAGCCACTATTTATATCGCAAAACAAAGTCAGCACGACCAACGTGTGAATGTAAAAGAAGTTGCAGAAGCAGTAAATGCTCCAGTTGCATTCACAGCGAAAATTTTGCAGCAGCTTTGTCGGGCAAATATTTTAGAATCTGTTCGTGGAAAGCAGGGCGGATTTATATTTACCGAAAGTCACCAAAAGAAGGTGAAGATTTTTGACGTGGTTCATTTAATCGATGGAAACGGTATTTTCACCAATTGCGGATTGGGTTTACATCAATGTTCTTCCGAAAATCCTTGTCCCGTGCACGACGATTTTAAACTTGTGCGCGAAAACTTGGCGATGATGACGCAGAAATATTCATTTTTCGACCTTGCTCAAAGAACGGAACACGGCTTAGCTTGGCTGAAATAA
- a CDS encoding Lrp/AsnC family transcriptional regulator, which yields MNYQLDEIDKKILDFLVENTRMPFTEIAKQMDVSAGTIHVRVKKMEDAGIILGSSLNIDYGKLDYHFTAFIGILLTKSNRTQEVLKELTTIPNVIEASVISGKYNIFCKVRAKNTEDAKRIIYQIDDIQDVMRTESMISMEEFLSDKNRLINAVSI from the coding sequence ATGAACTATCAACTTGATGAAATAGACAAAAAAATCCTAGATTTTTTAGTAGAAAATACAAGAATGCCTTTCACGGAAATCGCTAAACAGATGGACGTTTCCGCTGGTACAATCCACGTGAGAGTAAAGAAAATGGAAGATGCAGGAATTATTCTGGGTTCATCTCTAAATATCGATTATGGTAAACTGGATTACCATTTCACTGCTTTCATCGGAATTCTTTTGACTAAATCAAACAGAACCCAGGAAGTTTTGAAGGAGTTAACTACCATTCCAAACGTAATCGAAGCAAGCGTGATTTCTGGTAAATACAATATCTTCTGCAAAGTAAGAGCGAAAAATACCGAAGACGCAAAAAGAATCATCTACCAAATTGATGATATCCAGGATGTTATGAGAACGGAAAGTATGATTTCTATGGAAGAATTCCTTTCTGACAAAAACAGGTTGATCAACGCGGTTTCTATCTAA
- a CDS encoding translocation/assembly module TamB domain-containing protein: MANLKNNNDNENKKSVAENIGDSVQKGVENVQQTVKETVKDAANLASDAITHPVETAGEFVEQAAKDVTNYKWWAKLLLVVFWTGLVLFLAFVVIINLPATKNWAAQKVITKLNENLKSQMSFDRVDVNYFGDVYIHNVSIKDYKGLKFIKARQLYADSDWFSIISDSRNMQFQSLALKNLDLKVVTYKGDSISNFVRFIELFEGGPSDPKKPPFELKSRIFINDSKVSIINQNHEGDEGKWLMANNVNLIVPELKVNGSNVFAQINNFRFTTERWGKKHNVDTFSGDLALTKEFLSLKDLTFNTDHSLLQGDIKFNLNNGSWAEFEDKVRWDLKMLQGSQISGYDISYFVTNWDNYKPINISGKMTGPLNKFYLDDFLIRNPNLNIRTNTMKVSNILKGNFQIESNTISTDFTYKDLKAMMPTFISSKMKNFADDFGRMKFNGAARVNPEQVYVPNARLITGIGQAKISQFYLDDYSSNLPKYRGYAEVNDLNTSVITKSKAVGLISGKFNLQGESFDVNTMRLRTKSQIAKIEIMDKVINNLYLDGFLDHKKYNGIINVNDEQAKANVKGLIDFSKPRILADVIADVKHLNINYFTGGKGTQIVSGLVDGKISMTNINDLNLDADLRNVNFTNATNKYIIPNAKVKAFFENGNRIVSVDAPGAVNGKIAGKFNLGDLGGMIQNGIGKILVGPPPRKVYRGQSFTMDFDVKQGLVSYFEPNLHLPKGATVNGSYDGNSNNLILNIDAETLKYVMTKKEEITEADKALAKANPAYKITERDKITKDSAMVDQLMVRINTANLQEQIFAKVDRVEYNKNILKDITLRGHNENNRILHIAANFKHGTPEEEIKQELKEYAVNLNQTTNSAGDYVFRFEPTSVKFNDVEWTVDTNPELNHSITYLKKTGDFFIQNLRLYSDESELLVKESVFKSAKDFSVEGEVKNLALAKVLALTKTENSMDIKGTANGTFNIKMDKNNLEPLVDLDITDIFMNGKDMGNVVINVQKSAVPNVFDVDAKVTSSGIIGDNNLHLTGTINNNTSSPTLNLVAEMKDFDLAFAQEFVKGVFGNLRGKASGDLKISGPLSDIDYSGDIAMKQLGLKLNFTGVDYSFDDTVISLSKGLAILNDIGVKDGRTNSKGSISGAIQFETISSMGVNLVMRADNLMLLNTTQKDFDLFWGRIYGNGTLYVDGPVSALNISTPEMKALNNSVFTFNSNSTSNVEEFKMLRFLKRDDAGIITVEDKKKSSANMNIDFTLSVDKGTTVNVLVGDDIGDITVRGNADRLRFVMSRSGAISMNGNYFVDNGTFVSKAILNRTFQITKGSSIRWDGDAMSPDLDINATYLRTVTNAGQYLNMGSLQPINVLLSTRITQTLTNPKIELGVSAQDVSSSLRETLDQKMSNEDEKVIQFGSVLVMNSFNVGNSAFDINLGNTLETSGYNMLFKQLGSVLNTISNEFQVDLNYLKGDTGSNSGDRANASVSFALSPRVKVKTGLGVPISKTENTDANYLSGEGIIEYDWSKKNDGTRLLRAYSKPSNIGITGATGGNVAANQSYGVGVVYTKSFNTIFKRKKKDKTTQTADSEIKRDSIKK, translated from the coding sequence ATGGCAAATTTAAAGAATAATAACGATAACGAAAACAAAAAATCTGTTGCAGAAAACATCGGCGATTCCGTGCAGAAAGGCGTAGAGAATGTGCAGCAAACGGTGAAAGAAACCGTGAAGGATGCTGCAAATCTTGCTTCTGATGCCATTACACATCCCGTAGAAACTGCAGGTGAATTTGTAGAACAGGCTGCAAAAGACGTCACCAACTACAAATGGTGGGCAAAACTTCTATTGGTGGTTTTTTGGACAGGGTTGGTTCTTTTTCTTGCATTTGTAGTTATCATTAATCTTCCTGCGACCAAAAATTGGGCTGCACAAAAAGTCATCACTAAACTGAACGAGAACTTAAAATCACAGATGTCTTTTGATCGCGTAGATGTGAATTATTTCGGTGACGTATATATTCACAATGTATCTATTAAGGATTATAAAGGTTTAAAGTTTATTAAGGCACGACAGTTATACGCAGATTCAGATTGGTTTTCTATTATCAGTGATTCCCGAAATATGCAGTTTCAGTCCTTGGCGCTCAAAAATTTGGATTTAAAAGTGGTCACTTATAAAGGAGATTCCATTTCAAATTTTGTCCGTTTTATCGAGTTGTTTGAAGGTGGTCCTTCCGATCCAAAGAAGCCGCCGTTTGAATTGAAATCAAGAATTTTCATCAACGACTCCAAAGTTTCCATTATCAACCAAAACCATGAAGGTGACGAGGGAAAATGGTTAATGGCAAATAACGTAAATCTTATCGTTCCTGAGTTGAAAGTGAACGGTTCCAACGTTTTTGCACAAATCAACAATTTTAGATTTACCACCGAAAGATGGGGCAAAAAACACAATGTCGATACATTTTCGGGAGATCTGGCTTTAACAAAAGAATTTCTATCATTAAAAGATTTGACGTTTAATACCGACCATTCTTTACTTCAAGGCGATATCAAATTTAATCTCAACAATGGTTCTTGGGCGGAATTCGAAGACAAAGTTCGATGGGATCTAAAAATGTTGCAGGGAAGCCAAATTAGCGGGTACGACATCAGTTATTTTGTAACCAATTGGGATAATTACAAGCCAATCAATATTTCGGGAAAAATGACGGGGCCGCTGAATAAATTTTATTTGGACGATTTCCTCATTAGAAATCCAAACCTCAATATCAGAACCAATACGATGAAAGTTTCCAACATTTTGAAAGGAAATTTTCAGATTGAATCCAATACCATTTCCACCGATTTTACCTATAAAGATTTAAAGGCGATGATGCCGACTTTCATCTCCTCGAAAATGAAAAATTTTGCTGATGATTTTGGCAGAATGAAATTTAACGGTGCAGCAAGAGTAAATCCTGAACAGGTTTATGTACCGAATGCAAGATTGATTACAGGAATTGGTCAGGCAAAAATTTCGCAGTTTTATTTGGATGACTACAGTTCGAATCTACCAAAATATCGTGGTTATGCAGAAGTGAACGATTTGAATACTTCTGTGATTACCAAAAGCAAAGCGGTGGGTTTAATATCGGGTAAATTCAATTTACAGGGCGAAAGTTTTGATGTGAATACGATGCGTTTAAGAACCAAATCTCAAATCGCAAAAATTGAGATTATGGATAAAGTCATCAACAATCTTTATCTCGACGGATTTTTGGACCATAAAAAATACAACGGAATCATCAACGTAAATGATGAACAGGCGAAAGCCAATGTAAAAGGCCTCATCGATTTCAGTAAGCCGAGGATTCTTGCAGATGTAATTGCGGACGTAAAACATTTAAACATCAATTATTTCACGGGTGGAAAAGGAACTCAAATTGTTTCCGGTTTGGTGGATGGAAAAATTTCGATGACCAATATCAATGACCTGAATTTGGATGCTGATTTACGAAATGTAAACTTCACTAATGCAACCAACAAATACATCATTCCAAACGCAAAAGTGAAAGCTTTCTTTGAAAACGGAAACCGAATCGTTTCTGTGGACGCGCCAGGAGCGGTTAACGGAAAAATTGCAGGGAAATTTAATCTTGGTGATTTGGGCGGAATGATTCAGAACGGAATCGGGAAAATTTTAGTGGGACCACCTCCAAGAAAAGTGTATCGCGGACAAAGTTTTACGATGGATTTTGATGTGAAACAGGGATTGGTAAGCTATTTTGAGCCGAATCTGCATCTTCCGAAAGGTGCAACTGTAAACGGATCTTATGATGGTAATTCCAACAATTTGATTTTAAATATTGATGCAGAAACTTTGAAATATGTGATGACCAAAAAAGAGGAAATCACAGAAGCCGACAAAGCTTTGGCAAAAGCAAATCCTGCCTACAAAATCACCGAACGCGACAAAATCACCAAAGACAGCGCGATGGTGGATCAATTGATGGTTCGGATTAATACGGCGAATCTGCAAGAGCAAATCTTCGCAAAAGTTGATCGGGTAGAGTACAACAAAAATATTCTGAAAGATATTACTTTAAGAGGTCATAACGAAAACAACCGAATTCTGCATATTGCAGCAAATTTCAAACATGGGACTCCTGAAGAAGAAATAAAGCAGGAACTGAAAGAATATGCGGTAAATCTTAATCAAACCACCAATTCTGCGGGTGATTACGTATTCCGATTTGAGCCTACTTCCGTGAAATTTAACGATGTGGAATGGACGGTTGATACCAATCCGGAACTCAATCATTCGATAACCTATCTTAAAAAAACGGGCGATTTCTTTATTCAAAACCTGCGGCTTTATTCGGATGAGAGTGAACTTCTCGTGAAAGAATCTGTTTTTAAATCGGCAAAAGATTTCTCTGTTGAAGGCGAGGTGAAAAATCTTGCTCTTGCGAAAGTTTTAGCGTTAACTAAAACCGAAAACAGCATGGATATTAAAGGAACTGCAAACGGAACCTTCAATATCAAAATGGACAAAAATAATTTGGAACCACTCGTTGATTTAGATATTACCGATATTTTCATGAACGGAAAAGATATGGGAAATGTCGTGATCAATGTTCAGAAAAGCGCTGTACCAAATGTTTTTGATGTGGATGCAAAAGTAACTTCTTCCGGAATTATTGGTGATAACAATCTTCATTTAACGGGAACAATCAACAACAATACTTCTTCACCAACTTTGAATTTGGTTGCGGAAATGAAAGATTTCGACCTCGCTTTTGCACAAGAATTTGTGAAAGGTGTTTTCGGGAATCTGCGTGGAAAAGCGTCGGGTGATTTGAAAATTTCGGGACCGTTGAGCGACATCGATTACAGTGGAGACATTGCGATGAAACAGCTTGGTTTGAAATTGAATTTCACGGGAGTTGATTATTCTTTTGACGATACCGTCATTTCACTTTCCAAAGGTTTGGCGATTTTAAACGACATCGGTGTGAAAGATGGTAGAACCAATTCCAAAGGTTCCATTTCGGGTGCGATTCAGTTTGAGACGATTTCTTCAATGGGTGTCAACTTGGTAATGAGAGCAGATAACTTAATGTTGCTGAATACCACTCAAAAAGATTTCGACTTATTTTGGGGAAGAATCTACGGAAACGGAACTTTGTATGTAGATGGACCTGTTTCTGCACTTAATATTTCCACTCCGGAAATGAAGGCATTGAATAATTCAGTTTTCACTTTTAATTCGAATTCAACTTCCAATGTGGAAGAATTTAAAATGTTGAGATTCCTGAAAAGAGATGATGCAGGAATTATCACCGTGGAAGACAAGAAAAAATCGAGCGCAAATATGAACATCGATTTCACGCTTTCTGTGGATAAAGGAACCACCGTAAACGTTTTGGTAGGCGACGATATCGGAGATATTACCGTTCGTGGTAACGCAGATCGGTTGCGTTTTGTGATGAGCAGAAGCGGCGCAATTTCAATGAACGGAAATTATTTTGTGGACAACGGAACTTTCGTTTCTAAGGCGATTTTGAACAGAACTTTCCAAATTACGAAAGGCAGCTCGATTCGCTGGGATGGCGATGCGATGTCGCCCGATTTGGATATTAATGCAACTTATTTAAGGACAGTAACCAACGCCGGACAATATCTAAACATGGGAAGTCTGCAGCCAATTAATGTTCTACTTTCAACCAGAATTACGCAAACTTTAACCAATCCAAAAATTGAATTAGGTGTTTCTGCACAAGATGTTTCGAGTAGTTTACGGGAAACTTTAGATCAGAAAATGTCAAATGAAGACGAAAAAGTGATTCAGTTTGGTTCAGTTTTGGTGATGAACAGTTTTAATGTAGGTAATTCGGCATTTGATATTAACCTTGGAAATACGCTTGAAACTTCAGGATACAACATGCTTTTCAAACAGCTTGGTTCGGTTTTAAATACGATTAGTAATGAATTTCAGGTCGATTTAAATTATCTGAAAGGAGATACCGGTTCCAATTCTGGAGACCGTGCAAATGCAAGTGTAAGTTTTGCGCTTTCGCCAAGAGTGAAGGTGAAAACCGGACTTGGTGTACCGATTTCTAAAACAGAAAATACCGATGCAAATTATCTTTCGGGTGAAGGAATTATTGAATACGACTGGTCTAAAAAGAATGACGGGACTCGTTTGTTAAGAGCCTATTCAAAACCATCAAATATTGGAATTACCGGTGCGACCGGGGGAAATGTAGCAGCAAATCAAAGCTACGGAGTCGGTGTTGTGTACACTAAAAGTTTTAATACCATCTTTAAAAGAAAGAAAAAAGATAAAACTACGCAAACCGCTGATTCTGAAATTAAAAGAGATTCCATCAAAAAATAA
- the tsaD gene encoding tRNA (adenosine(37)-N6)-threonylcarbamoyltransferase complex transferase subunit TsaD — MNESIILGIESSCDDTSAAVIRGNKILSNIAANQEIHNEYGGVVPELASRAHQQNIIPVVEKAVNKANIQQKDISAIGFTRGPGLLGSLLVGTSFAKSLSMSLNVPLIEVNHLQAHILAHFIEDANIMPPKFPFLCLTVSGGHTMIVLVKDYFDMEIIGKTTDDAAGEAFDKIGKIFELDYPAGPIVDRLAKNGDENSFKFNKPRLENYDYSFSGIKTSVLYFIQKELKKNPDFIKENLENLCASVQKSIVEILMEKLEKAAKDFEIKDVAIAGGVSANSGLREAMKKNEEKLGWNIYIPKFEYTTDNAAMIAMVAQLKYERGEFAELSISATARYELD; from the coding sequence ATGAACGAGTCAATAATTTTAGGGATCGAATCCTCGTGCGACGATACTTCTGCAGCGGTCATCCGCGGGAACAAAATCCTCTCCAACATTGCAGCCAATCAAGAAATCCACAACGAATATGGTGGAGTTGTTCCAGAGTTGGCTTCAAGAGCGCATCAGCAAAATATTATTCCTGTTGTAGAAAAAGCAGTCAATAAAGCAAATATACAACAAAAAGATATTTCTGCCATTGGATTTACGCGTGGTCCGGGACTTTTGGGTTCGTTACTTGTGGGAACTTCCTTCGCAAAATCTTTATCGATGAGTCTGAATGTCCCTTTAATTGAAGTAAACCACCTGCAAGCACACATTTTAGCACACTTCATCGAGGATGCAAATATTATGCCCCCAAAATTCCCTTTTTTGTGTTTAACCGTTTCCGGCGGACATACGATGATTGTCCTGGTTAAGGATTATTTCGATATGGAAATCATCGGAAAAACTACTGATGATGCGGCAGGAGAAGCGTTCGACAAGATTGGAAAAATTTTCGAGCTCGATTATCCTGCAGGTCCAATTGTTGACAGATTAGCAAAAAACGGCGACGAAAATTCATTTAAATTTAATAAACCGCGATTAGAAAATTACGATTATTCTTTCAGTGGAATTAAAACTTCGGTGCTTTATTTCATTCAAAAGGAATTGAAAAAAAATCCTGATTTCATTAAAGAAAATCTTGAAAATCTTTGTGCTTCCGTTCAGAAATCCATTGTTGAAATTTTAATGGAAAAGTTAGAAAAAGCAGCCAAAGATTTTGAAATTAAAGACGTTGCCATTGCAGGTGGAGTTTCTGCCAATTCAGGTTTGAGGGAGGCGATGAAGAAAAATGAAGAAAAATTAGGTTGGAATATCTACATCCCGAAATTTGAATACACGACAGATAACGCCGCAATGATTGCAATGGTTGCACAACTGAAATATGAACGGGGAGAATTTGCAGAATTATCGATTTCTGCAACGGCGAGATATGAACTGGATTGA
- a CDS encoding RsmE family RNA methyltransferase has product MKLFFGNIENGKVEINDEEQQHIVKVLRMREGEEIFVTDGKGNLTKGNLVFEGKKVSLDVSEIQENLPDFPTKLHIAIAPTKNIDRIEFFVEKATEMGISEITLIQTEKTERKNLNIEKLRKQSVAASKQSLRFYFPIIHDLTKFSDFIKTLDPETSFVAHCNENLERIDLKTLRNFPNKILNQEKGFGNDAVMMLREPQHDKTKNPNEITFLIGPEGDFSDKEIQLLADKGIKAVSLGNQRLRTETAGIFVAAWNYFQTIS; this is encoded by the coding sequence ATGAAATTATTTTTTGGAAATATTGAAAACGGGAAAGTTGAAATCAACGATGAAGAACAGCAACACATCGTGAAAGTGCTTCGTATGCGTGAAGGTGAAGAAATTTTCGTCACTGATGGTAAGGGAAATCTGACAAAAGGAAATCTCGTTTTTGAAGGGAAAAAAGTTTCTTTAGATGTTTCGGAAATCCAAGAAAATCTTCCTGATTTTCCGACCAAACTTCATATTGCAATCGCTCCGACAAAAAACATCGACCGAATTGAATTTTTTGTAGAAAAAGCTACAGAAATGGGCATTTCGGAAATCACTTTAATTCAAACCGAAAAAACAGAAAGAAAAAATCTTAATATTGAAAAACTTCGGAAACAGAGTGTTGCAGCTTCTAAACAGAGTTTGCGTTTTTATTTTCCCATTATTCATGACTTGACGAAGTTTTCAGATTTCATTAAAACTTTAGATCCTGAAACGAGTTTTGTGGCACATTGCAATGAAAATTTGGAAAGGATTGATTTAAAAACGCTTCGAAACTTTCCCAATAAAATTTTAAATCAAGAAAAAGGTTTTGGAAATGATGCTGTAATGATGCTTCGAGAACCTCAGCATGACAAAACTAAAAATCCAAACGAAATCACATTTTTAATCGGTCCTGAAGGAGATTTTTCGGATAAAGAAATCCAACTTTTGGCGGATAAAGGAATTAAAGCAGTCTCGCTTGGGAACCAGCGATTGCGAACGGAAACTGCGGGAATTTTTGTGGCGGCTTGGAATTACTTTCAAACAATTAGCTAA
- a CDS encoding TrmH family RNA methyltransferase has translation MKNRETFEYLKQFLTDERLRKIEHFAAESSDFVLPVMEDVYQFRNAAAIVRSVEACGFHKIVAMESDNVFNPNLRVTKGAENWVEVEKLPHHLDSLKEIKNRGYKILAVSPENNATMLPDYQMNEPVALVFGTELEGVTDEILDFADETLAIPMYGFTKSFNVSVAAAICVYELKQKLIKSNIDYKLSEEKLWKMKVRWAVNSIRSGEEILEKYLRERKKFD, from the coding sequence ATGAAAAATCGCGAAACCTTCGAATACCTCAAACAGTTCCTAACCGACGAACGTTTGCGAAAAATTGAACATTTCGCGGCAGAAAGTTCCGATTTCGTTTTACCGGTGATGGAAGATGTGTATCAGTTCCGGAATGCGGCTGCAATTGTGCGTTCCGTTGAAGCATGCGGTTTCCACAAAATTGTGGCGATGGAAAGCGATAATGTTTTCAACCCAAATTTGCGCGTGACAAAAGGTGCAGAAAATTGGGTGGAAGTAGAAAAACTTCCCCATCATTTAGATTCTTTGAAGGAAATCAAAAACCGAGGCTACAAGATTCTAGCAGTTTCACCTGAAAACAACGCAACGATGCTTCCCGATTATCAAATGAATGAACCCGTCGCTTTGGTTTTCGGAACCGAACTGGAAGGAGTTACCGATGAAATTTTAGATTTTGCGGATGAAACTTTAGCCATTCCGATGTATGGATTTACAAAAAGTTTTAATGTTTCGGTTGCAGCTGCGATTTGTGTTTATGAACTCAAACAGAAACTTATCAAATCTAATATCGACTACAAACTTTCGGAAGAAAAATTGTGGAAAATGAAGGTTCGATGGGCGGTAAATTCCATCAGAAGCGGGGAAGAGATTTTGGAAAAATATCTGCGGGAACGGAAAAAATTTGACTAG